From Actinoplanes oblitus, a single genomic window includes:
- a CDS encoding ATP-binding protein gives MSSLSWAIEDRDGCVIVAVRGRLDLRGAPGLRTALLKCLAEQPRALLVDLAGMSLGDETSPALFTAVTRLATDWPGTPVLLCAPQPDVSRLLSRGRFGTLQVRAEVGEAVLEVCATGAVPPVIRDQLLPAAGAARHARDLAAEACVRWGVPHLVGPASVVATELVSNAVEHAGTMITLQFLHRPRHLHVVVRDGSPAMPVPAVSDTNEGRGLLLVESLAVHWGALPARDGKVVWATLAI, from the coding sequence ATCGCGACGGGTGCGTCATCGTCGCCGTCCGCGGCCGGCTCGACCTGCGCGGCGCTCCCGGCCTGCGCACCGCCCTGCTGAAATGTCTCGCCGAGCAGCCCCGCGCGTTGCTCGTCGACCTGGCCGGCATGTCGCTCGGCGACGAGACCTCGCCGGCGCTGTTCACCGCGGTGACCCGCCTGGCCACCGACTGGCCGGGCACCCCGGTGCTGCTCTGCGCGCCGCAGCCGGACGTGTCGCGGCTGCTCAGCCGTGGCCGGTTCGGCACGCTGCAGGTCCGGGCGGAGGTCGGCGAGGCGGTGCTGGAGGTGTGCGCGACCGGCGCTGTCCCGCCGGTCATCAGAGATCAACTACTGCCGGCAGCGGGCGCGGCACGGCACGCTCGGGACCTGGCCGCCGAGGCTTGCGTACGGTGGGGAGTCCCGCATCTCGTCGGCCCGGCCAGCGTGGTCGCCACCGAGCTCGTCTCGAACGCCGTCGAGCACGCCGGCACCATGATCACCCTCCAGTTCCTCCACCGGCCGCGTCACCTGCACGTCGTGGTCCGGGACGGCTCGCCGGCCATGCCGGTGCCGGCCGTGAGCGACACGAACGAGGGACGCGGCCTGCTGCTGGTGGAGAGCCTGGCCGTGCACTGGGGCGCACTGCCGGCCCGCGACGGCAAGGTGGTCTGGGCCACCCTGGCGATCTAG
- a CDS encoding sigma-70 family RNA polymerase sigma factor: MPDHDRLEPLEDLDVLADRYARACALADHPTRQRLRSDFVRQALPFAGRLARRYRGRGEPPEDLEQVARLGLVKTIDRYDPERGSFTAYAILTITGEIKRHFRDHTWGVHVPRGQQDRVLEFVHARAALTSELARTPTLAELAGRLGVDEAEVRGTQTSAAAHNTESLNAPIGESPDGAELGDMVGTVDGDLNLVDDRATVETLLCELPPRERRLLALRFWGNLSQVEIADELGISQMHVSRLLSRTLTWLREAMLSDAAPPWSGAGDPSHRVVVTAGPEGVHAAVHGEIDRDNANQVRRDLLAAAGTCGRGRRLTVDLTGVPLLSAAGIGMLNAVHEVARGRGVRVLLIGVQPYVARVLAISGLRELLATPA; this comes from the coding sequence ATGCCGGACCACGACCGGCTGGAACCGCTGGAAGACCTGGACGTGCTGGCCGACCGGTACGCGCGCGCGTGCGCGCTGGCCGACCACCCCACCCGGCAGCGGCTCCGCAGCGACTTCGTCCGCCAGGCCCTGCCGTTCGCCGGCCGGCTGGCCCGCCGTTACCGGGGCCGGGGCGAGCCGCCCGAGGACCTGGAACAGGTGGCGCGGCTCGGGCTGGTGAAGACCATCGACAGGTACGACCCGGAGCGGGGCTCGTTCACCGCGTACGCGATCCTCACCATCACCGGCGAGATCAAGCGGCACTTCCGGGACCACACCTGGGGCGTCCACGTGCCGCGCGGGCAGCAGGACCGGGTGCTGGAGTTCGTGCACGCCCGGGCCGCGCTGACCAGCGAGCTGGCCCGCACCCCGACGCTCGCCGAGCTGGCCGGGCGGCTCGGCGTCGACGAGGCGGAGGTGCGTGGCACGCAGACGTCGGCTGCCGCGCACAACACCGAGTCGCTGAACGCGCCGATCGGCGAGAGCCCGGACGGCGCCGAGCTGGGCGACATGGTCGGCACCGTGGACGGCGACCTGAACCTGGTCGACGACCGGGCGACGGTGGAGACCCTGCTGTGCGAGCTGCCGCCCCGGGAGCGGCGGCTGCTCGCCCTGCGCTTCTGGGGCAACCTGAGCCAGGTGGAGATCGCCGACGAGCTGGGCATCTCGCAGATGCACGTGTCCCGGCTGCTCAGCCGCACCCTGACCTGGCTGCGCGAGGCGATGCTGTCGGACGCCGCACCACCCTGGTCGGGCGCCGGCGACCCGAGCCACCGGGTGGTCGTCACGGCGGGCCCGGAGGGCGTGCACGCCGCGGTGCACGGCGAGATCGACCGGGACAACGCGAACCAGGTGCGCCGGGACCTGCTGGCCGCAGCCGGCACCTGCGGGCGGGGCCGCCGGCTGACCGTCGACCTGACCGGGGTGCCGCTGCTGAGCGCGGCCGGGATCGGGATGCTGAACGCGGTGCACGAGGTCGCCCGGGGGCGCGGTGTGCGGGTGCTGCTGATCGGGGTGCAGCCGTACGTCGCCCGGGTGCTGGCCATCTCCGGCCTGCGCGAGTTGCTCGCGACTCCGGCCTAG
- a CDS encoding MFS transporter: MFAPLRERNYRLWAAADLVSTAGTWMQVLGLNWLILSDTGSAATMGLVVMLQALPVLVLGTWGGALADRLPARPLLIASQAVRALLALALLAHGGHALIFAVALASGVISSFEGPALGKFGSALVKPEALGSALALGSVLSSAGRIGGMALGGVLVGVTGPAVLFVINAVSYLAVIGALAAMRTGELRDLPAAAAGERGVLAGLRYIARQPVVLIVLALSFVLGSLGRNYQVSMAAMTAGPLHAGSGGYGLLSTVFAVGAVLGGLLLAGTGRSTLRVLLGTGLTISVLQICSGLAPNLVSFAALILPIAAGAVVFDTVVSTRIQLDTREDMRGRVLAAVGIVSSLSGMFGAPAVGWLCDTAGARGALLVGGVVTTVAAIAGALAVARVQGRKLHVPHPHLPHPHLPSLPHLPRPESLVPAEQMA, translated from the coding sequence ATGTTCGCACCGCTGCGGGAGCGCAACTACCGGCTCTGGGCCGCCGCCGACCTGGTGTCGACGGCCGGCACCTGGATGCAGGTGCTCGGGCTGAACTGGCTCATCCTGTCGGACACCGGCTCGGCCGCCACCATGGGCCTGGTCGTCATGCTGCAGGCGCTGCCGGTCCTGGTGCTCGGCACCTGGGGTGGCGCGCTCGCCGACCGGCTGCCGGCCCGCCCGCTGCTGATCGCCTCCCAGGCGGTCCGCGCGCTGCTCGCCCTGGCGCTGCTCGCCCACGGCGGCCACGCGCTGATCTTCGCGGTGGCGCTCGCCTCCGGCGTGATCAGCTCGTTCGAGGGCCCGGCGCTCGGCAAGTTCGGCTCCGCGCTGGTCAAGCCGGAGGCGCTCGGCTCCGCGCTGGCGCTCGGCTCGGTGCTCAGCTCGGCCGGCCGGATCGGCGGCATGGCCCTCGGCGGCGTCCTGGTCGGCGTCACCGGCCCGGCCGTGCTCTTCGTCATCAACGCGGTGTCCTACCTCGCGGTGATCGGCGCGCTGGCCGCGATGCGCACCGGCGAGCTGCGCGACCTGCCGGCCGCCGCGGCCGGCGAGCGCGGCGTGCTCGCCGGGCTGCGCTACATCGCCCGGCAGCCGGTGGTGCTGATCGTCCTGGCGCTCTCCTTCGTGCTCGGCTCGCTCGGCCGCAACTACCAGGTCAGCATGGCCGCCATGACGGCCGGCCCGCTGCACGCCGGCTCCGGCGGCTACGGCCTGCTCTCCACCGTCTTCGCGGTCGGCGCGGTGCTCGGCGGCCTGCTGCTGGCCGGCACCGGCCGGTCCACCCTGCGCGTCCTGCTCGGCACCGGACTGACCATCAGCGTCCTGCAGATCTGCTCCGGCCTGGCCCCGAACCTGGTGTCGTTCGCCGCCCTGATCCTGCCGATCGCGGCCGGCGCTGTCGTCTTCGACACCGTCGTCTCCACCCGCATCCAGCTGGACACCCGCGAAGACATGCGCGGCCGGGTGCTGGCGGCGGTGGGCATCGTGTCGTCGCTGTCCGGGATGTTCGGCGCCCCCGCCGTGGGGTGGCTGTGCGACACGGCCGGTGCCCGTGGTGCCCTGCTCGTCGGCGGCGTCGTGACGACGGTGGCGGCGATCGCCGGTGCCCTCGCGGTGGCCCGGGTGCAGGGTCGCAAGCTGCACGTCCCGCACCCGCACCTGCCGCACCCGCACCTGCCGAGCCTGCCGCACCTGCCGCGGCCGGAGTCGCTGGTGCCGGCCGAGCAGATGGCCTGA
- a CDS encoding glycosyltransferase family 2 protein, whose protein sequence is MSVINRPAPPVGIETDEVTVVVATRNRPDRLRETVPRHHAATIIVDNASDQPLSVPGAMMVRLGENLGAAARNVGVEHARTPFVAFADDDSYWEPGSLARAARIFRDHPRAALLSAKVLVGAEGRLDPVSACMAEAPIGTPPGAPGPSVLGFLSCAVMVRRDAFLAAGGFQPKLFVYGEEALLAMDLAAAGHHLSYVPDLVVRHLPEPAGRDNRARARREARNRALTALLRRPPAVIARTLAEVARTQPAALRDIARDLPWALRHRRPLPAPVESALRHLATT, encoded by the coding sequence ATGTCCGTGATCAACAGGCCGGCACCGCCGGTCGGCATCGAAACCGACGAGGTCACCGTGGTGGTGGCCACCCGCAACCGACCCGATCGGCTGCGCGAGACCGTGCCCCGCCACCACGCCGCGACGATCATCGTCGACAACGCGTCCGACCAGCCACTCTCCGTCCCGGGCGCGATGATGGTCCGGCTCGGCGAGAACCTCGGCGCGGCAGCCCGCAACGTCGGCGTCGAGCACGCGCGGACCCCGTTCGTGGCGTTCGCGGACGACGACTCGTACTGGGAACCTGGCTCCCTGGCCCGAGCCGCACGGATCTTCCGTGACCACCCGCGGGCCGCCCTGCTGTCCGCCAAGGTCCTGGTCGGCGCGGAGGGCCGCCTCGACCCGGTGTCGGCGTGCATGGCCGAAGCCCCGATCGGCACCCCGCCCGGCGCCCCCGGACCGTCGGTGCTGGGCTTCCTCTCCTGCGCGGTGATGGTCCGGCGAGACGCCTTCCTCGCGGCCGGCGGTTTCCAGCCCAAGCTTTTCGTGTACGGCGAGGAAGCCCTGCTCGCCATGGACCTCGCCGCCGCCGGTCACCACCTGTCCTACGTCCCGGACCTGGTCGTCCGCCACCTCCCCGAACCGGCCGGCCGCGACAACCGGGCCCGCGCCCGCCGGGAGGCCCGCAACCGCGCCCTGACCGCCCTGCTCCGCCGCCCGCCCGCGGTGATCGCCCGTACCCTCGCCGAGGTGGCCCGCACCCAGCCGGCCGCCCTCCGCGACATCGCCCGGGACCTGCCCTGGGCGCTGCGTCACCGGCGGCCGCTCCCGGCTCCGGTCGAGTCCGCCCTCCGTCACCTCGCCACCACCTGA
- a CDS encoding aldehyde dehydrogenase family protein yields MQDVTQLIAGAWRHGGSGRDLTVLSPADGTPVSRMTVSDEADVDAAVSAARAAAPGWARTAPAARAAALHAAANAVEADADELAALISAEMGKPVADARDSVLAGVGTLRQYAELGPVHRGRALAGDDAAIDLMAYGPRGVVAVITPWNDPIAVACGLLGAALVTGNTVVHKPSERTPATGHRLVELFALHFPDGVLNLVNGDGATGAHLAAAPVDLVAHVGSTATGRSIAAACARTGAKALLENGGKDPLLVDAGVDPAWAAEQAALGAFANSGQICVAVERIYVHASVADPFLDALAAQADTWASRIGPLVDRRLRDLVDEQVQQAVKDGATVLRGGAVPVGPGAHYPPTVLSGCTDEMTVMREETFGPVAPVAVVASFEEGLRRSAASTYGLAATVLTPSMSNAQQAWRTLPVGTVKINAVFGGAPGGAAHPRGLSGQGFGYGPELLDEMTCTKAVHLQSPPSGW; encoded by the coding sequence ATGCAGGACGTCACGCAACTCATCGCCGGCGCCTGGCGCCACGGCGGCTCCGGCCGCGACCTGACAGTGCTCAGCCCGGCCGACGGCACCCCGGTCTCCCGGATGACCGTATCCGACGAGGCCGACGTGGACGCCGCGGTGAGCGCCGCACGAGCCGCCGCGCCGGGCTGGGCGCGTACCGCCCCCGCCGCGCGGGCCGCCGCCCTGCACGCCGCGGCGAACGCCGTCGAGGCCGACGCCGACGAACTGGCCGCGCTGATCTCGGCGGAGATGGGCAAGCCGGTCGCCGACGCCCGCGACTCGGTGCTGGCCGGGGTCGGCACGCTCCGGCAGTACGCCGAGCTCGGCCCGGTCCACCGGGGACGGGCACTGGCCGGTGACGACGCGGCGATCGACCTGATGGCGTACGGGCCGCGCGGGGTGGTCGCGGTGATCACGCCGTGGAACGACCCGATCGCGGTGGCCTGCGGCCTGCTCGGCGCGGCACTGGTCACCGGCAACACCGTGGTGCACAAGCCGAGCGAGCGCACCCCGGCCACCGGGCACCGCCTGGTCGAGCTGTTCGCCCTGCACTTCCCGGACGGCGTGCTGAACCTGGTCAACGGCGACGGCGCGACCGGGGCCCACCTGGCGGCCGCGCCCGTCGACCTGGTCGCGCACGTGGGCTCCACGGCCACCGGCCGCTCGATCGCCGCGGCCTGCGCCCGGACCGGCGCGAAGGCCCTGCTGGAGAACGGCGGCAAGGACCCGCTGCTGGTCGACGCCGGCGTGGACCCGGCGTGGGCCGCCGAGCAGGCGGCGCTCGGCGCGTTCGCCAACTCCGGCCAGATCTGCGTGGCCGTCGAACGGATCTATGTGCACGCCTCGGTGGCCGACCCGTTCCTGGACGCCCTGGCGGCGCAGGCGGACACCTGGGCGTCGCGGATCGGCCCGCTGGTCGACCGCCGCCTGCGTGACCTCGTGGACGAGCAGGTCCAGCAGGCGGTCAAGGACGGCGCGACGGTCCTGCGCGGTGGTGCCGTCCCGGTCGGGCCGGGCGCACACTACCCGCCGACCGTGCTGTCCGGCTGCACCGACGAGATGACGGTGATGCGCGAGGAGACGTTCGGCCCGGTCGCGCCGGTCGCCGTGGTGGCGTCGTTCGAGGAGGGTCTGCGGCGGTCGGCGGCGTCGACGTACGGTCTGGCCGCCACGGTCCTGACCCCGTCGATGAGCAACGCCCAGCAGGCCTGGCGCACCCTCCCGGTCGGCACCGTCAAGATCAACGCGGTGTTCGGCGGGGCGCCGGGGGGCGCCGCGCATCCGCGTGGGCTCAGCGGACAGGGCTTCGGGTACGGCCCCGAGCTGCTCGACGAGATGACCTGCACCAAGGCGGTCCACCTGCAGTCACCGCCGTCGGGCTGGTAG
- a CDS encoding carbamoyltransferase family protein, which translates to MRVLGINAIFHDPAAALIVDGQVVAAAEEERFSRRKHGKRPVPFAAWELPELSAAWCLAEAGLEPGDLDAVAYSFDPGISRDAADLGLADPWDHLRIDYARRAPQFLASALPGLDPEQVRFVPHHVAHAASAGLSVPDDNAVLVLDGRGEVAGHLAGAYRDGELTVLRTQELPHSLGLLYEDLTRHLGFLHSSDEYKVMALASYGKPKFLDLLRELVKPTGDGGFTVDRIDWSALAKPCPPGGELGDEHADLASSVQKRLEEVILDLARWTFEASGGLPTLTLAGGTALNCVANARVAAEGPFQRVWVQPAAGDSGTALGAALAVHGQSIPFTTAALGRGWSDDELEAELRRAALPYTRPASIAAEAAEVLARNGIVAWYQGRSEYGPRALGHRSLLAHPGDPDTQRRMNDVKGREQFRPIAPMVRAERFHDIFDGVYPSEHMLFVHRVKPEWRDRIPAVVHVDGTARVQTVHQETEPVVAAMLAEFEKRTGLPVVVNTSLNTAGRPMVDTPREAMELFGSAPVDLLAIGPFAVHRAGAFGK; encoded by the coding sequence ATGCGAGTCCTGGGAATCAACGCGATCTTCCATGATCCGGCCGCCGCGCTGATCGTGGACGGCCAGGTGGTGGCCGCCGCCGAGGAGGAGCGGTTCAGTCGCCGCAAGCACGGCAAGCGCCCGGTGCCCTTCGCCGCCTGGGAGCTGCCCGAACTGTCCGCCGCCTGGTGCCTCGCCGAGGCCGGGCTGGAACCCGGCGACCTGGACGCGGTCGCCTACTCGTTCGACCCGGGGATCAGCCGGGACGCCGCCGACCTGGGCCTGGCCGACCCATGGGATCACCTGCGGATCGACTACGCCCGGCGGGCCCCGCAGTTCCTGGCGAGCGCGCTGCCCGGCCTCGACCCGGAGCAGGTGCGGTTCGTGCCGCACCACGTGGCGCACGCGGCCTCGGCGGGACTGTCGGTGCCGGACGACAACGCCGTGCTGGTGCTGGACGGGCGCGGCGAGGTGGCCGGGCACCTGGCCGGGGCGTACCGCGACGGCGAGCTGACCGTGCTGCGCACCCAGGAGCTGCCGCACTCCCTCGGGCTGCTCTACGAGGACCTGACCCGGCACCTGGGATTCCTGCACTCCAGTGACGAATACAAGGTGATGGCGCTCGCGTCGTACGGAAAACCGAAGTTCTTGGATCTTCTGCGGGAGCTGGTCAAGCCGACCGGGGACGGCGGGTTCACGGTGGACCGGATCGACTGGAGCGCTCTGGCCAAGCCGTGCCCGCCCGGCGGGGAGCTCGGCGACGAGCACGCCGACCTGGCGTCCAGTGTGCAGAAGCGGCTCGAGGAGGTGATCCTCGACCTGGCCCGGTGGACCTTCGAGGCATCCGGCGGGCTGCCCACGCTGACCCTGGCCGGCGGCACCGCGCTGAACTGCGTGGCCAACGCGCGGGTCGCCGCCGAGGGACCGTTCCAGCGGGTCTGGGTGCAGCCGGCGGCCGGCGACTCGGGGACCGCGCTCGGGGCGGCGCTCGCGGTGCACGGGCAGAGCATCCCGTTCACCACGGCGGCGCTCGGCCGCGGCTGGAGCGACGACGAGCTGGAGGCCGAGCTGCGGCGGGCGGCGCTGCCCTACACCCGGCCGGCCTCGATCGCCGCCGAGGCCGCCGAGGTGCTGGCCCGCAACGGGATCGTGGCCTGGTACCAGGGGCGCAGCGAGTACGGGCCGCGCGCGCTCGGGCACCGCTCGCTGCTGGCCCACCCCGGCGACCCGGACACCCAGCGGCGGATGAACGACGTGAAGGGCCGCGAGCAGTTCCGGCCGATCGCGCCGATGGTCCGCGCCGAACGCTTCCACGACATCTTCGACGGGGTCTACCCGAGTGAGCACATGCTCTTCGTGCACCGCGTCAAACCCGAGTGGCGGGACCGGATCCCGGCTGTCGTGCACGTGGACGGCACCGCCCGGGTGCAGACCGTGCACCAGGAGACCGAGCCGGTGGTGGCGGCGATGCTGGCCGAGTTCGAGAAGCGGACCGGGCTGCCGGTGGTGGTGAACACCTCGCTGAACACCGCCGGGCGGCCGATGGTGGACACCCCGCGCGAGGCGATGGAGCTGTTCGGCTCGGCGCCTGTCGACCTGCTCGCCATCGGGCCGTTCGCGGTCCACCGGGCCGGAGCGTTCGGCAAGTGA